The Hypomesus transpacificus isolate Combined female chromosome 2, fHypTra1, whole genome shotgun sequence genome window below encodes:
- the entpd3 gene encoding ectonucleoside triphosphate diphosphohydrolase 3, giving the protein MAMKLGCCIALFFLLASVAVIITISVIQGHNWTHETPGLKYGIVVDSGSSRSTVYLYQWPAEKENNTGVVTQNMHCQVAGPGISDMNVDPAQDEASWKAIRACMANVTKAIPPEQHNATPVFLGATAGMRLLHAQNEEASNTILQNLRDYLMSLPFSFQNASIISGQEEGLYGWITVNYLMGNFLDKNLWNSWVRPHGAVTRGSMDLGGASTQIAFAVPEDLTGQDYLPVTLYGYDYNIYTHSFLCYGKNEAEKRVQAALVKSSKDPTTVVHPCLPRGFNHTIPASSIFNSECTEAPEGYDLTLNITMVGVADRDACADVVRSLFDLSCTGNCSFNGVEQPPLSGGFMAYAGFYYSAAALYLSGTSTLDTFNYTMQNFCAMDWPTLKKERTRIRDKFLKSYCFSVNYVYTLLVDGYKFNEESWKTIQFQKEVRNTSIAWSLGYMLTLSNMIPAEAKLVRLPLNIPLFGGLLFLFSALTIVSLMFLLIKLRNKKR; this is encoded by the exons ATGGCTATGAAGCTGGGCTGCTGCATTGCTCTGTTCTTCCTCCTTGCCAGCGTGGCtgtcatcatcaccatctctGTGATCCAGGGGCATAACTGGACTCACGAAACACCAGGACTCAAG TATGGCATCGTGGTGGATTCTGGCTCGTCTCGCTCTACTGTTTACCTCTACCAGTGGCCCGCGGAGAAGGAGAACAACACAGGAGTGGTCACTCAAAACATGCATTGCCAAGTTGCAG gCCCTGGGATTTCTGACATGAACGTAGATCCAGCTCAGGATGAGGCATCCTGGAAGGCTATCAGAGCCTGCATGGCCAATGTCACCAAGGCCATCCCTCCAGAACAGCACAATGCCACCCCTGTCTTCTTGGGGGCCACCGCAGGGATGAGGCTACTGCA tGCACAGAATGAAGAAGCGTCCAATACAATCTTGCAGAACCTTAGGGACTATCTCATGTCCCTACCATTCAGTTTTCAAAATGCTTCGATCAtctctggacaggaagagggtCTGTATGGGTGGATTACCGTAAACTACCTCATGGGGAATTTCTTGGAC AAAAACCTCTGGAACTCCTGGGTGCGTCCGCATGGAGCAGTGACACGAGGCTCCATGGATCTGGGCGGGGCCTCCACACAGATTGCCTTCGCCGTTCCTGAGGACCTTACAGGACAGGATTACCTCCCTGTGACGCTGTATGGGTATGACTacaacatctacacacacagcttcctgtGCTACGGGAAGAACGAGGCGGAGAAGAGAGTCCAGGCTGCTTTAGTGAAG TCCTCGAAAGACCCGACCACGGTGGTCCATCCCTGCCTTCCACGAGGCTTCAACCACACCATACCCGCATCGTCCATCTTCAACAGTGAGTGCACAGAGGCTCCGGAGGGCTATGACCTCACTCTGAACATCACCATGGTGGGAGTGGCTGACCGAGACGCCTGCGCCGACGTCGTGCGCTCCTTGTTCGATCTGTCCTGCACGGGGAACTGCTCTTTCAACGGGGTGGAGCAGCCACCGTTGTCTGGAGGTTTCATG GCGTATGCTGGTTTCTACTACAGTGCTGCAGCTCTGTACCTGAGTGGCACCTCCACTCTTGACACATTCAACTACACCATGCAGAATTTCTGTGCCATGGACTGGCCCACA TTAAAGAAAGAACGGACGAGGATAAGAGACAAGTTCTTGAAATCCTACTGTTTCTCTGTTAACTACGTGTACACTTTACTGGTGGACGGATACAAGTTCAATGAAGAATCCTGGAAAACCATTCAGTTTCAGAAAGAA gtGAGGAACACCAGCATAGCGTGGAGTCTGGGGTACATGCTGACACTGTCCAACATGATCCCAGCAGAGGCTAAGCTGGTCCGTCTACCCCTGAACATCCCTCTGTTTGGtggtctcctcttcctcttctcggcCCTCACCATCGTCAGTTTGATGTTTCTCCTCATCAAGCTG CGCAACAAAAAGCGATAG
- the pomgnt2 gene encoding protein O-linked-mannose beta-1,4-N-acetylglucosaminyltransferase 2, which translates to MRAVAGCRMNIAAILNGLLVSVVAALLWKYTQLSDHAASLEEELHLTQQSQELSQARIDYHAALLALQEHGTRMVCTGKMHTDRVCRFDYLCYCSEAEEFVFFHGNSSVMLPNIGQRRFQPALLDLSSVEDHNTQYFNFLELPAAALKYMPKPVFVPDVALILNRFNPDNLMHVFHDDLLPIFYTMRQYSDLDDEARLIFMEGWGEGPHFDLYRLLSSKQPLLKEQLRNFGKLMCFTKSYVGLSKMTTWYQYGFVQPQGPKANILISGNEIRQFASHLMEKLNITTKEQNEGTSPEEKDQYIVVFSRSQTRLILNEAELILALAQEFQMRVVTVSMEDQTYPSIVRVISGASMLVSMHGAQLVTSLFLPRGAAVVELFPYAVSPEQYTPYKTLATLPGMDLQYVAWRNTMEENSVAHPDRPWDQGGIAHLDKDEQERILASREVPRHLCCRNPEWLFRIYQDTRLDIPSLLDVLRESLKTRPNLKKTRPASTVHPGRVREPQCQTSVQATNEAKLTVSWQIPWNLKYLKVREVKYEVWIQEQGENTYMPYILPHQNYTFSENIKPFTTYLVWVRCIFNKNLLGPFTDVLMCRT; encoded by the exons ATGCGAGCAGTGGCGGGCTGCAGGATGAACATCGCAGCCATTCTGAACGGCCTGCTGGTCTCCGTGGTGGCGGCTCTGCTCTGGAAGTACACCCAGCTCAGCGACCACGCCGcttccctggaggaggagctccaCCTGACGCAGCAGTCTCAAGAGCTGTCGCAGGCCCGCATCGACTACCACGCCGCCCTGCTGGCGCTCCAGGAGCACGGCACCCGCATGGTCTGCACGGGCAAGATGCACACCGACCGCGTCTGCCGCTTCGACTACCTGTGCTACTGCAGCGAAGCGGAGGAGTTTGTCTTCTTCCACGGCAACTCTTCCGTCATGCTGCCCAACATAGGGCAACGACGTTTCCAACCGGCGCTACTGGACCTTTCCTCGGTCGAAGACCACAACACCCAGTACTTCAACTTCTTGGAGCTCCCGGCCGCCGCCCTAAAGTACATGCCCAAGCCCGTGTTTGTGCCCGACGTGGCGCTCATCCTGAACCGCTTCAACCCGGACAATCTCATGCACGTTTTCCACGACGACCTGCTCCCCATCTTCTACACGATGAGGCAGTACTCGGACCTGGACGACGAGGCGCGTCTCATCTTCATGGAGGGCTGGGGCGAAGGGCCGCACTTTGACCTCTACCGCCTGCTCAGCAGCAAGCAGCCTCTCCTCAAGGAGCAGTTAAGGAACTTCGGCAAGCTCATGTGCTTCACCAAGTCTTACGTAGGCCTGTCCAAGATGACCACCTGGTACCAGTACGGCTTCGTCCAACCACAGGGCCCCAAGGCCAACATCCTGATCTCCGGCAACGAGATCCGGCAGTTTGCCTCCCACCTGATGGAGAAGCTCAACATCACTACCAAGGAGCAGAACGAAGGGACAAGTCCCGAGGAGAAGGACCAGTACATCGTGGTGTTCAGTCGTTCCCAAACCAGGCTGATCCTCAACGAGGCCGAGCTGATCCTGGCGTTGGCGCAGGAGTTCCAGATGAGGGTGGTGACGGTCTCCATGGAGGACCAGACCTACCCCAGCATCGTGCGGGTTATCAGCGGCGCCTCCATGCTCGTCAGCATGCACGGAGCTCAGCTCGTCACCTCGCTCTTCCTCCCCAGAGGGGCGGCTGTGGTGGAGCTCTTCCCCTACGCGGTCAGCCCTGAGCAGTACACGCCTTACAAGACCTTAGCCACCTTGCCAGGCATGGACCTCCAGTATGTCGCCTGGAGGAACACCATGGAGGAGAACTCCGTGGCTCACCCAGATAGACCCTGGGATCAGGGGGGCATCGCTCACCTGGACAAGGATGAGCAGGAGCGCATCCTGGCCAGCAGAGAGGTGCCCAGACACCTTTGCTGCAGAAACCCAGAGTGGCTGTTCCGCATCTATCAGGACACCCGGTTGGACATCCCCTCTCTGCTGGACGTCCTCAGGGAGAGCCTGAAGACCAGGCCCAACCTCAAGAAGACCCGGCCTGCCAGCACTGTTCATccaggcagggtgagggagccTCAGTGCCAGACCTCAGTCCAGGCTACCAACGAAGCCAAGCTCACAGTATCCTGGCAGATCCCTTGGAACCTCAAGTACTTGAAG GTCAGGGAGGTGAAGTATGAGGTATGGATCCAGGAGCAAGGAGAGAACACGTACATGCCTTACATCCTGCCCCACCAGAACTACACCTTCTCGGAGAACATCAAGCCCTTCACCACCTACCTGGTGTGGGTGCGCTGCATCTTCAACAAGAACCTCTTGGGACCGTTTACAGATGTCCTCATGTGTAGAACATAA
- the gask1a gene encoding uncharacterized protein gask1a isoform X3: protein MALRVCSAIRCKSWTLLSLLFLLLFLALSALMISTLPFPLPVTIQRLASRGLSVAGGPTPGGMYRDHPTMAPLHLLTPNIHSGAWRQADGKESSKHLLMVVDKAGVRGSPGDVIHDTSHTHLRGRTTTRRIKGIASKRKETPASKHQTRKHPLPLVNDVPGRVDMLANHSSASQLSSNPRPAPRHDGPTDQAAAADLETSEPKQTPDRHKYAKHAGKAGKAFEEHKDVQKTARALRKRKAPSSKKNKRSNGGLKPQAALEQRDGVLCKTGTEAGLFPDQDQRRIRTDTHPLPWLSTDDLQKMEMLSGGDVVSKARVPAHGQVLQVALGPGTQPGGEESHSGRCEQGHCALVKRAEDWFEVFGFHLDRVLGLNRTLPTVLRSFHSDILPYRFHSADRTDLNLDRYTSGTPRPVVWWDPEIQHLADKDNDQNSIPLTWTQYQHLLLAGCGRGVGLNSAPCVGVNHSEWGRLALFDFLLQTFLPSSLLIVPDSTGQKGKPEANQISCRKIRLR, encoded by the exons ATG GCCTTGAGAGTGTGCTCAGCGATCCGCTGCAAGAGCTGGACTCTGCtttccctgctcttcctcctcctcttcctcgcgcTGTCGGCTCTGATGATCAGCACGCTCCCCTTCCCGCTCCCGGTGACGATACAAAGGCTAGCATCCCGAGGTCTCAGCGTCGCAGGTGGACCTACGCCAGGGGGTATGTACAGGGACCACCCCACAAtggcccccctccacctcctgacCCCCAACATCCACAGTGGGGCCTGGAGACAGGCTGATGGGAAAGAGTCCTCCAAGCACCTGCTGATGGTTGTGGATAAGGCAGGGGTGAGGGGATCTCCGGGGGATGTCATCCATGATACCTCTCACACGCACTTACGCGGAAGGACCACAACCCGCAGGATTAAAGGCATAGCCTCAAAGAGGAAAGAGACGCCAGCATCCAAGCACCAAACCAGGAAGCATCCACTCCCACTGGTGAATGATGTGCCAGGGCGTGTTGACATGCTAGCCAATCACAGTTCTGCTTCACAGCTCTCCTCCAATCCTCGCCCTGCTCCCAGACATGATGGACCCACGGACCAGGCTGCAGCTGCAGACTTGGAGACGTCAGAACCTAAACAGACTCCAGACAGACACAAGTATGCAAAGCATGCTGGGAAAGCCGGGAAGGCCTTCGAAGAGCATAAGGACGTTCAGAAAACTGCCAGGGCCCTCCGGAAACGCAAAGCACCATcctccaaaaaaaacaaacgcAGCAATGGTGGGCTAAAACCTCAAGCTGCATTGGAGCAGAGAGACGGTGTCTTGTGCAAGACCGGCACAGAAGCGGGCTTGTTTCCCGACCAGGACCAGCGGAGGATAAGAACCGACACCCATCCTCTGCCCTGGCTCAGTACGGACGACCTCCAGAAGATGGAGATGCTGTCAGGGGGCGACGTGGTCAGCAAGGCCCGAGTGCCTGCCCACGGGCAGGTTCTCCAGGTGGCGCTGGGTCCTGGCACCCAgcctggaggggaggagtccCACAGTGGGCGGTGCGAGCAGGGGCACTGTGCTCTGGTCAAGAGGGCAGAGGACTGGTTCGAGGTGTTTGGCTTCCACCTTGACAGGGTCCTGGGGCTCAACCGGACCCTGCCCACTGTGCTCAGGAGTTTCCATAGCGACATCCTGCCCTACCG CTTTCATTCAGCAGACAGAACTGACCTGAACCTTGACAGGTACACCAGCGGTACACCTAGACCCGTGGTCTGGTGGGACCCAGAGATCCAGCACCTGGCTGATAAGGACAACGACCAAAATTCCATCCCACTCACCTGGACCCAGTATCAGCACCTGCTATTGGCTGGGTGTGGCCGGGGCGTGGGCCTAAACTCCGCCCCTTGTGTGGGCGTCAACCACTCAGAGTGGGGGAGACTGGCTCTCTTCGACTTCCTCCTACAG ACCTTtttaccctcctcccttcttatTGTTCCTGATTCCACCGGACAGAAGGGAAAACCTGAAGCGAATCAAATCAGCTGTAGGAAAATCCGCTTAAGATAA
- the gask1a gene encoding Golgi-associated kinase 1A isoform X1, which translates to MALRVCSAIRCKSWTLLSLLFLLLFLALSALMISTLPFPLPVTIQRLASRGLSVAGGPTPGGMYRDHPTMAPLHLLTPNIHSGAWRQADGKESSKHLLMVVDKAGVRGSPGDVIHDTSHTHLRGRTTTRRIKGIASKRKETPASKHQTRKHPLPLVNDVPGRVDMLANHSSASQLSSNPRPAPRHDGPTDQAAAADLETSEPKQTPDRHKYAKHAGKAGKAFEEHKDVQKTARALRKRKAPSSKKNKRSNGGLKPQAALEQRDGVLCKTGTEAGLFPDQDQRRIRTDTHPLPWLSTDDLQKMEMLSGGDVVSKARVPAHGQVLQVALGPGTQPGGEESHSGRCEQGHCALVKRAEDWFEVFGFHLDRVLGLNRTLPTVLRSFHSDILPYRFHSADRTDLNLDRYTSGTPRPVVWWDPEIQHLADKDNDQNSIPLTWTQYQHLLLAGCGRGVGLNSAPCVGVNHSEWGRLALFDFLLQVNDRLDRYCCGFIPGPGEPCVENLLHVKCNNPKDLVLVHILVRKTDRTKLVFIDNAGRPHHPSDNLNFRLVEGINEFPERAVSVLQSGCLEAMLLHSLYTDKEFWNSQGGESGVRPLIRTVEQRSRILLQHIHDKKLRLNRDL; encoded by the exons ATG GCCTTGAGAGTGTGCTCAGCGATCCGCTGCAAGAGCTGGACTCTGCtttccctgctcttcctcctcctcttcctcgcgcTGTCGGCTCTGATGATCAGCACGCTCCCCTTCCCGCTCCCGGTGACGATACAAAGGCTAGCATCCCGAGGTCTCAGCGTCGCAGGTGGACCTACGCCAGGGGGTATGTACAGGGACCACCCCACAAtggcccccctccacctcctgacCCCCAACATCCACAGTGGGGCCTGGAGACAGGCTGATGGGAAAGAGTCCTCCAAGCACCTGCTGATGGTTGTGGATAAGGCAGGGGTGAGGGGATCTCCGGGGGATGTCATCCATGATACCTCTCACACGCACTTACGCGGAAGGACCACAACCCGCAGGATTAAAGGCATAGCCTCAAAGAGGAAAGAGACGCCAGCATCCAAGCACCAAACCAGGAAGCATCCACTCCCACTGGTGAATGATGTGCCAGGGCGTGTTGACATGCTAGCCAATCACAGTTCTGCTTCACAGCTCTCCTCCAATCCTCGCCCTGCTCCCAGACATGATGGACCCACGGACCAGGCTGCAGCTGCAGACTTGGAGACGTCAGAACCTAAACAGACTCCAGACAGACACAAGTATGCAAAGCATGCTGGGAAAGCCGGGAAGGCCTTCGAAGAGCATAAGGACGTTCAGAAAACTGCCAGGGCCCTCCGGAAACGCAAAGCACCATcctccaaaaaaaacaaacgcAGCAATGGTGGGCTAAAACCTCAAGCTGCATTGGAGCAGAGAGACGGTGTCTTGTGCAAGACCGGCACAGAAGCGGGCTTGTTTCCCGACCAGGACCAGCGGAGGATAAGAACCGACACCCATCCTCTGCCCTGGCTCAGTACGGACGACCTCCAGAAGATGGAGATGCTGTCAGGGGGCGACGTGGTCAGCAAGGCCCGAGTGCCTGCCCACGGGCAGGTTCTCCAGGTGGCGCTGGGTCCTGGCACCCAgcctggaggggaggagtccCACAGTGGGCGGTGCGAGCAGGGGCACTGTGCTCTGGTCAAGAGGGCAGAGGACTGGTTCGAGGTGTTTGGCTTCCACCTTGACAGGGTCCTGGGGCTCAACCGGACCCTGCCCACTGTGCTCAGGAGTTTCCATAGCGACATCCTGCCCTACCG CTTTCATTCAGCAGACAGAACTGACCTGAACCTTGACAGGTACACCAGCGGTACACCTAGACCCGTGGTCTGGTGGGACCCAGAGATCCAGCACCTGGCTGATAAGGACAACGACCAAAATTCCATCCCACTCACCTGGACCCAGTATCAGCACCTGCTATTGGCTGGGTGTGGCCGGGGCGTGGGCCTAAACTCCGCCCCTTGTGTGGGCGTCAACCACTCAGAGTGGGGGAGACTGGCTCTCTTCGACTTCCTCCTACAG GTGAACGATCGTCTGGACAGGTACTGCTGTGGCTTCATTCCAGGACCAGGAGAACCCTGCGTTGAGAACCTGCTCCATGTCAAATGTAACAACCCAAAGGACCTGGTGCTGGTTCACATCCTG GTGAGGAAAACCGACCGTACTAAGCTGGTGTTTATAGACAACGCAGGAAGACCCCATCATCCATCAGACAACCTCAACTTCCGATTGGTTGAGGGTATTAATGA ATTCCCAGAGAGAGCAGTGTCTGTTCTCCAGTCAGGCTGTCTGGAGGCCATGTTGCTGCACtcgctctacacggacaaggaatTCTGGAATAGCCAAGGAGGAGAGTCTGGCGTGCGACCTCTCATACGCACTGTGGAGCAGCGAAGCAGGATCCTGCTGCAGCACATCCACGACAAGAAGCTCCGACTCAATCGAGATTTGTGA
- the gask1a gene encoding Golgi-associated kinase 1A isoform X2: MALRVCSAIRCKSWTLLSLLFLLLFLALSALMISTLPFPLPVTIQRLASRGLSVAGGPTPGGMYRDHPTMAPLHLLTPNIHSGAWRQADGKESSKHLLMVVDKAGVRGSPGDVIHDTSHTHLRGRTTTRRIKGIASKRKETPASKHQTRKHPLPLVNDVPGRVDMLANHSSASQLSSNPRPAPRHDGPTDQAAAADLETSEPKQTPDRHKYAKHAGKAGKAFEEHKDVQKTARALRKRKAPSSKKNKRSNGGLKPQAALEQRDGVLCKTGTEAGLFPDQDQRRIRTDTHPLPWLSTDDLQKMEMLSGGDVVSKARVPAHGQVLQVALGPGTQPGGEESHSGRCEQGHCALVKRAEDWFEVFGFHLDRVLGLNRTLPTVLRSFHSDILPYRYTSGTPRPVVWWDPEIQHLADKDNDQNSIPLTWTQYQHLLLAGCGRGVGLNSAPCVGVNHSEWGRLALFDFLLQVNDRLDRYCCGFIPGPGEPCVENLLHVKCNNPKDLVLVHILVRKTDRTKLVFIDNAGRPHHPSDNLNFRLVEGINEFPERAVSVLQSGCLEAMLLHSLYTDKEFWNSQGGESGVRPLIRTVEQRSRILLQHIHDKKLRLNRDL, from the exons ATG GCCTTGAGAGTGTGCTCAGCGATCCGCTGCAAGAGCTGGACTCTGCtttccctgctcttcctcctcctcttcctcgcgcTGTCGGCTCTGATGATCAGCACGCTCCCCTTCCCGCTCCCGGTGACGATACAAAGGCTAGCATCCCGAGGTCTCAGCGTCGCAGGTGGACCTACGCCAGGGGGTATGTACAGGGACCACCCCACAAtggcccccctccacctcctgacCCCCAACATCCACAGTGGGGCCTGGAGACAGGCTGATGGGAAAGAGTCCTCCAAGCACCTGCTGATGGTTGTGGATAAGGCAGGGGTGAGGGGATCTCCGGGGGATGTCATCCATGATACCTCTCACACGCACTTACGCGGAAGGACCACAACCCGCAGGATTAAAGGCATAGCCTCAAAGAGGAAAGAGACGCCAGCATCCAAGCACCAAACCAGGAAGCATCCACTCCCACTGGTGAATGATGTGCCAGGGCGTGTTGACATGCTAGCCAATCACAGTTCTGCTTCACAGCTCTCCTCCAATCCTCGCCCTGCTCCCAGACATGATGGACCCACGGACCAGGCTGCAGCTGCAGACTTGGAGACGTCAGAACCTAAACAGACTCCAGACAGACACAAGTATGCAAAGCATGCTGGGAAAGCCGGGAAGGCCTTCGAAGAGCATAAGGACGTTCAGAAAACTGCCAGGGCCCTCCGGAAACGCAAAGCACCATcctccaaaaaaaacaaacgcAGCAATGGTGGGCTAAAACCTCAAGCTGCATTGGAGCAGAGAGACGGTGTCTTGTGCAAGACCGGCACAGAAGCGGGCTTGTTTCCCGACCAGGACCAGCGGAGGATAAGAACCGACACCCATCCTCTGCCCTGGCTCAGTACGGACGACCTCCAGAAGATGGAGATGCTGTCAGGGGGCGACGTGGTCAGCAAGGCCCGAGTGCCTGCCCACGGGCAGGTTCTCCAGGTGGCGCTGGGTCCTGGCACCCAgcctggaggggaggagtccCACAGTGGGCGGTGCGAGCAGGGGCACTGTGCTCTGGTCAAGAGGGCAGAGGACTGGTTCGAGGTGTTTGGCTTCCACCTTGACAGGGTCCTGGGGCTCAACCGGACCCTGCCCACTGTGCTCAGGAGTTTCCATAGCGACATCCTGCCCTACCG GTACACCAGCGGTACACCTAGACCCGTGGTCTGGTGGGACCCAGAGATCCAGCACCTGGCTGATAAGGACAACGACCAAAATTCCATCCCACTCACCTGGACCCAGTATCAGCACCTGCTATTGGCTGGGTGTGGCCGGGGCGTGGGCCTAAACTCCGCCCCTTGTGTGGGCGTCAACCACTCAGAGTGGGGGAGACTGGCTCTCTTCGACTTCCTCCTACAG GTGAACGATCGTCTGGACAGGTACTGCTGTGGCTTCATTCCAGGACCAGGAGAACCCTGCGTTGAGAACCTGCTCCATGTCAAATGTAACAACCCAAAGGACCTGGTGCTGGTTCACATCCTG GTGAGGAAAACCGACCGTACTAAGCTGGTGTTTATAGACAACGCAGGAAGACCCCATCATCCATCAGACAACCTCAACTTCCGATTGGTTGAGGGTATTAATGA ATTCCCAGAGAGAGCAGTGTCTGTTCTCCAGTCAGGCTGTCTGGAGGCCATGTTGCTGCACtcgctctacacggacaaggaatTCTGGAATAGCCAAGGAGGAGAGTCTGGCGTGCGACCTCTCATACGCACTGTGGAGCAGCGAAGCAGGATCCTGCTGCAGCACATCCACGACAAGAAGCTCCGACTCAATCGAGATTTGTGA